One window of the Natronomonas marina genome contains the following:
- a CDS encoding integrase, with product MHRDRLEPITPEEAEEMYLDERKEDARYATIQTIKDGVGLFVEWTNESGIDNMNNIRGRELRRFKNWCQDTSDNSTVSLNGIMSVLRRFLVFCVEIEAVYSDVPNKTPVPNVPDDEGVSNDKPSDEEVNAALDFLEAHEPCSRRHVEFRLIKELGNRVGAVRAIDKDDVIDKDDEEGPAIRLRHRPEKEFENERGTPLKNGTDGQRHQNISRELADLIKRYVNSPQRPDVEDKFGREPLLTTENGRPEITTIRRDLYKLTRPCEYTGECPHDREIASCTATISRHASECPSSHSPHPLRRWSIEHQIESGVSKELLTDRVDVSVPVLNEHYDTRTEERRREHRLEVLEKIFDGYGDPEATIDAGVLVNMSFVLV from the coding sequence ATGCACAGGGATAGACTCGAACCAATCACTCCAGAGGAAGCCGAAGAGATGTACCTGGACGAGCGCAAGGAAGACGCCAGGTATGCCACAATTCAGACAATCAAGGACGGGGTCGGGCTCTTCGTTGAGTGGACTAATGAATCAGGTATCGACAATATGAATAATATTCGGGGGCGGGAATTGCGCCGATTCAAGAACTGGTGTCAGGATACGTCCGATAATAGCACGGTTAGTCTTAATGGAATTATGAGCGTCTTGCGGCGGTTTCTCGTCTTCTGTGTCGAGATCGAGGCGGTCTACTCTGACGTTCCGAACAAAACCCCTGTTCCAAACGTGCCTGATGATGAGGGTGTTTCCAATGACAAACCGAGCGACGAGGAAGTCAACGCAGCACTTGACTTTCTCGAAGCGCATGAACCGTGCTCGCGTCGCCATGTTGAGTTTCGGCTCATCAAAGAACTCGGGAACCGGGTCGGCGCTGTTCGCGCGATTGACAAGGATGACGTGATCGACAAGGATGATGAAGAAGGTCCTGCGATTCGACTTCGGCATCGTCCGGAGAAGGAGTTCGAAAATGAAAGAGGGACGCCGCTCAAAAACGGGACAGATGGACAGCGACATCAGAACATCTCACGGGAGCTGGCGGACCTCATCAAGCGGTACGTGAACAGCCCTCAGCGCCCCGATGTAGAAGACAAGTTTGGAAGAGAACCACTATTGACGACAGAAAACGGCCGTCCCGAAATAACGACGATCCGGCGAGACCTGTACAAACTCACCCGTCCCTGCGAATACACGGGTGAGTGCCCACACGATCGTGAGATCGCGTCGTGTACGGCGACGATCAGTCGACACGCATCCGAGTGTCCGTCGAGCCATAGTCCCCATCCGCTTCGACGGTGGTCGATAGAACACCAGATCGAGAGTGGGGTGTCCAAGGAGCTGCTCACCGATCGGGTGGATGTCTCGGTTCCGGTACTGAACGAACACTACGACACGCGAACTGAGGAGCGAAGGCGGGAGCACCGGTTAGAAGTGCTGGAGAAAATCTTCGACGGCTACGGTGATCCTGAGGCAACGATAGATGCCGGTGTCCTTGTCAATATGTCATTCGTTCTAGTTTAG
- a CDS encoding IS4 family transposase gives MGSVYSPPDSVVVDRIQRAFPSDELRERARATNLVERERKFDIVALFYTLSFGFAAGSDRSLQAFLDRYVEMADCDELSYAAFHDWFEPGFVALLREILDDAIENLDTGRTELNGRLERFRDVLIADATIVSLYQDAADIYAATGEDQAELKLHLTESLSTGLPTRFRTTDGTTHERSQLPTGEWVADALILLDLGFYDFWLFDRIDQNGGWFVSRVKDNANFEIVEELRTWRGNSIPLEGESLQAVLDDLQRQEIDVRITLSFERKRGSGASATRTFRLVGLRNEESEEYHLYLTNLAREEYSAPDIAQLYRARWEVELLFKELKSRFGLDEINTTDAYIIEALIIMAAISLLMSRVIVDELRSIEARQREVEAAADADESASRLPRRRCSLAVERHAHLIQLYLMVELGYELPDLDELLLWASRNPNPHRNRLREQVERGEFGFDRP, from the coding sequence GTGGGAAGTGTGTACTCTCCACCGGACTCGGTAGTTGTTGACCGAATTCAAAGAGCGTTTCCCTCTGATGAGTTGCGCGAGCGCGCTCGCGCAACGAATCTCGTTGAGCGTGAGCGGAAGTTCGACATCGTTGCGCTGTTTTACACGCTCTCGTTTGGCTTCGCCGCTGGCTCAGACCGCTCCCTGCAAGCATTTCTCGACCGCTACGTCGAGATGGCTGACTGCGACGAACTCTCTTACGCGGCATTCCACGACTGGTTCGAACCGGGCTTCGTTGCACTCCTTCGAGAGATTCTCGATGACGCCATCGAGAATCTCGATACCGGACGAACCGAGTTGAACGGACGTCTCGAACGATTTCGAGACGTCCTCATCGCCGACGCAACTATCGTTTCGCTGTACCAAGACGCCGCTGATATCTACGCAGCAACTGGCGAAGACCAAGCTGAACTGAAACTCCACCTCACGGAGTCACTCTCGACAGGTCTTCCAACACGGTTCCGCACAACTGACGGCACTACTCATGAACGGAGTCAGCTACCCACCGGCGAGTGGGTAGCTGACGCCCTCATCCTGCTTGATTTAGGCTTCTACGACTTCTGGTTGTTCGACCGAATCGACCAGAACGGCGGCTGGTTCGTCTCCCGAGTCAAGGACAACGCAAACTTCGAGATCGTCGAGGAACTGCGAACGTGGCGAGGCAACAGCATTCCGCTGGAAGGAGAGTCGCTGCAGGCCGTCCTCGACGACCTGCAGCGACAGGAAATCGACGTCCGCATCACGCTCTCGTTCGAGCGCAAGCGAGGGTCGGGCGCCAGCGCGACCCGGACGTTTCGACTGGTCGGGCTGCGCAACGAGGAGAGCGAAGAGTACCATCTGTATCTAACGAATCTAGCGCGTGAGGAGTACAGCGCGCCCGATATCGCGCAGCTCTATCGGGCGCGCTGGGAGGTCGAACTGCTGTTCAAGGAATTGAAATCGCGGTTCGGCTTGGACGAGATCAACACGACCGACGCCTACATCATCGAGGCACTGATCATCATGGCGGCGATTTCGTTGTTGATGAGTCGTGTGATCGTGGATGAGTTACGGTCGATTGAGGCAAGACAGCGTGAGGTCGAAGCCGCCGCAGACGCCGACGAGTCGGCGTCGCGGCTCCCTCGTCGTCGCTGTTCGCTAGCCGTCGAACGCCACGCTCATCTGATCCAGCTGTATCTCATGGTTGAGTTGGGCTACGAACTGCCGGATTTGGACGAGCTGTTGCTGTGGGCATCACGAAATCCAAATCCACACAGAAATCGGTTACGTGAGCAGGTTGAACGGGGTGAGTTCGGCTTTGACCGCCCCTAA
- a CDS encoding tyrosine-type recombinase/integrase, which produces MTTDKDDLEPLDPETGTKLFLEHKATDCTDSTVQNHRYRMKHFLEWCDEEDIDNLNDLSGRDIQRYRLWLADDDDVNALTMKNMMSGFRVFLKWAGSVEAVPENLYSKLMIPRVRRSQQSSEKILEAERAEKLLAHLSRYEYASMHHVLLAFLWETGMRMGAAYSVDLTDVDFDEKRVELVHRPDQGTTLKNGKSGERFVAMSAEVTELLKDHVDTFRYDVTDEYGRKPLLTTEHGRMCRGTIRRKINKITAPCYLDDPCPDCNQGIERKCPEAVSPHAIRRGSITHFLTEDVPIEVVSDRMNVSRKVLDKHYDKRSAEVKLEQRRGYLDEI; this is translated from the coding sequence ATGACCACGGACAAAGACGATCTCGAACCGCTTGATCCCGAGACGGGGACCAAGCTGTTCCTCGAACACAAGGCAACAGACTGTACAGACTCGACCGTCCAGAATCACCGCTACCGGATGAAACACTTCCTGGAGTGGTGTGACGAGGAGGATATTGACAACCTGAACGACCTGTCGGGCCGGGACATCCAGCGGTACCGGCTCTGGCTGGCTGACGACGATGACGTCAACGCGCTCACGATGAAGAATATGATGTCGGGCTTCCGCGTCTTTCTCAAGTGGGCCGGCTCGGTAGAGGCGGTTCCGGAGAACCTCTATTCGAAGTTGATGATTCCGCGCGTCCGGCGTAGCCAACAGAGTAGCGAAAAAATCCTTGAGGCGGAGCGAGCAGAGAAGCTTCTCGCGCACCTCTCGCGGTACGAGTACGCCTCAATGCACCACGTCCTACTCGCATTCCTTTGGGAAACCGGAATGCGCATGGGAGCTGCCTACTCGGTCGATCTGACCGATGTAGACTTCGACGAGAAACGCGTCGAACTCGTCCATCGACCTGATCAAGGTACGACGTTGAAAAACGGAAAGAGCGGCGAACGATTCGTAGCGATGTCTGCCGAAGTGACAGAGCTACTCAAAGACCACGTCGATACGTTCCGGTACGACGTCACCGACGAGTACGGCAGGAAGCCTCTGCTGACAACAGAGCACGGACGGATGTGCCGAGGAACGATCCGTCGAAAAATCAACAAGATCACCGCGCCGTGCTATCTTGACGACCCGTGTCCTGACTGCAACCAGGGCATCGAGAGGAAGTGTCCCGAAGCAGTTAGCCCGCACGCCATTCGTCGTGGGAGTATCACGCACTTCCTCACGGAAGACGTGCCGATCGAAGTTGTCAGTGATCGTATGAATGTGAGTCGGAAAGTACTCGACAAGCACTACGACAAACGATCCGCGGAGGTGAAACTGGAACAACGCCGCGGCTACCTCGATGAGATCTGA
- a CDS encoding S8 family serine peptidase yields MSFDRRSVLKATGAALGGKLFSTTGAAAGRRIDDAFDLSSEELQEALVVLEPGADYSLLDRYETPMGTFEMEALDIVYTKATGPELERIAGHNRVQYVQYNHELEYDNGDAQIATKSGVVQDGLGYTGRGVHVAVIDSGLDAYHPDLAPRLSHHFQFVNPLQEGVAYVDAAYADTDDIGHGTHCAGTVAGEGNVDSSHEGMAPDADLTVYSQGVGIFVLSSVAAFDHLLTELHPEDPVQITSNSYGSAGGNDFNPSGGWERATWRAFEEGILSVGSAGNSGPGTNTLGGSKTGPHTLSVAASHDGQGQDVHDTKAPTDFSSRGRKGNYDDGEGARWDEFPDGEGGFTAEDRETGLRNLRALNSDAAGDRETVNTFEETVTVGPGADASVAGGPSVGSSSFVEYVPADGAANVRATLSWPDGTQDIDLYIHEGAEDGPVLASSTNGQTTSPSPGGGELEVIATDIDPDKTYYFEVDPWTAVQAQCTLSVEERGPPPEVDLPGDPEGPLGVYRPGVIAPGHAVISTQGASALKALDEEGPTSTRTGPLYTALSGTSMSCPVVAGVCAQVMEAWYTNNGEEYPSPEQVIRIVEGTAEENAADAYNPYNAGAGFVNARSAVETAIEGGVPDYTDVTLPAADVDEGGDDVPSAPDLTASGSRTDDGTVFTGGQTNRVDITVSETSEPVVVTDAVPDGWTVDTRYGDAESVEDGTVVLGTVDPSEVEGDATVTKTYFVEAPSGPQATNSYSFGPATATVVDADVSVQIAGTDSNYVVGPST; encoded by the coding sequence ATGTCGTTCGACAGACGTTCGGTACTGAAGGCAACGGGTGCGGCACTCGGTGGGAAGCTGTTCTCGACGACGGGTGCTGCCGCCGGCAGACGAATCGACGACGCGTTCGATCTCTCCAGCGAGGAGTTACAGGAGGCGCTCGTGGTGCTGGAACCCGGCGCGGACTACAGCCTCCTCGACCGGTACGAGACGCCGATGGGCACCTTCGAGATGGAGGCGCTGGACATCGTCTACACGAAGGCGACCGGGCCGGAACTGGAGCGCATCGCGGGCCACAACAGGGTCCAGTACGTCCAGTACAACCACGAACTGGAGTACGACAACGGCGACGCCCAGATAGCGACGAAGTCGGGGGTCGTCCAGGACGGTCTCGGCTACACCGGCCGAGGGGTCCATGTGGCGGTCATCGACAGCGGACTCGACGCGTATCATCCGGACCTGGCGCCGCGGCTGAGCCACCACTTCCAGTTCGTCAACCCGCTCCAGGAGGGCGTCGCCTACGTCGATGCGGCGTACGCCGACACCGACGACATCGGCCACGGTACCCACTGTGCCGGCACCGTCGCCGGCGAGGGCAACGTCGACAGCAGCCACGAGGGGATGGCCCCCGACGCCGACCTGACCGTCTACTCGCAGGGCGTCGGCATCTTCGTCCTCTCGTCGGTCGCGGCGTTCGACCACCTGCTGACGGAACTGCACCCGGAGGACCCGGTGCAGATCACGTCGAACTCCTACGGTAGCGCCGGCGGCAACGACTTCAACCCCTCCGGCGGCTGGGAACGGGCGACCTGGCGCGCCTTCGAGGAGGGCATCCTCAGCGTCGGGTCGGCGGGCAACTCCGGGCCGGGCACGAACACGCTCGGCGGTTCCAAGACCGGACCGCACACCCTCTCGGTGGCGGCCAGCCACGACGGCCAGGGCCAGGACGTCCACGACACCAAGGCACCGACCGACTTCTCCTCGCGGGGCCGGAAGGGAAATTACGACGACGGCGAGGGCGCCCGCTGGGACGAGTTCCCCGACGGGGAGGGCGGCTTCACCGCCGAGGACCGCGAGACGGGACTCAGGAACCTGCGTGCGCTCAACTCCGATGCCGCAGGGGACCGCGAGACGGTCAACACGTTCGAGGAGACCGTCACGGTCGGGCCGGGCGCGGACGCCAGCGTCGCCGGCGGGCCGTCCGTCGGTAGCTCGTCGTTCGTCGAGTACGTGCCGGCCGACGGTGCGGCGAACGTCCGGGCGACGCTGAGCTGGCCCGACGGCACCCAGGACATCGACCTCTACATCCACGAGGGTGCCGAGGACGGCCCGGTGCTCGCCAGTTCCACGAACGGCCAGACGACCTCGCCGAGTCCCGGCGGCGGCGAACTCGAGGTTATCGCGACGGACATCGACCCCGACAAGACCTACTACTTCGAGGTCGACCCGTGGACGGCCGTCCAGGCGCAGTGTACCCTCTCCGTGGAGGAGCGTGGTCCGCCGCCGGAGGTCGACCTGCCGGGCGACCCGGAGGGTCCGCTGGGGGTCTATCGGCCCGGCGTCATCGCGCCCGGTCACGCGGTCATCTCGACGCAGGGCGCCTCCGCGCTGAAGGCACTCGACGAGGAGGGCCCAACCTCGACGAGAACTGGTCCGCTGTACACCGCACTTTCCGGTACGTCGATGTCCTGTCCGGTCGTCGCCGGAGTCTGTGCCCAGGTGATGGAGGCCTGGTACACGAACAACGGCGAGGAGTACCCCTCCCCGGAGCAGGTTATCCGCATCGTGGAGGGCACCGCCGAGGAGAACGCGGCGGACGCCTACAACCCCTACAACGCCGGTGCGGGCTTCGTCAACGCCCGCAGCGCGGTCGAGACGGCCATCGAGGGCGGGGTCCCCGACTACACCGACGTGACGCTCCCGGCAGCCGACGTCGACGAGGGCGGCGACGACGTGCCCTCGGCGCCGGACCTCACCGCCTCGGGCTCCCGGACCGACGACGGGACCGTCTTCACCGGCGGCCAGACCAACCGGGTCGACATCACCGTCTCGGAGACCTCCGAGCCGGTCGTCGTCACCGACGCCGTTCCGGACGGCTGGACCGTCGACACCCGTTACGGCGACGCCGAGTCCGTCGAGGACGGGACGGTCGTCCTCGGCACCGTCGACCCCAGCGAGGTCGAAGGCGATGCCACCGTCACGAAGACGTACTTCGTCGAGGCACCCTCCGGGCCGCAGGCGACGAACAGCTACAGTTTCGGCCCGGCGACGGCCACGGTCGTCGACGCGGACGTGAGCGTCCAGATAGCCGGCACCGACTCGAACTACGTCGTCGGTCCGAGTACGTGA
- a CDS encoding DNA-3-methyladenine glycosylase family protein, which translates to MRSQAEAVLREDPVMAELLERHDPYTERDREPFERLCVSIINQQLSTESAAAVRERAFETLGEVTPERVLSADEAALRDAGLSASKVEYLHNAASAFQRDDLTPAGLADDSDDAVVDRLTEIKGIGTWTAEMYLIFVLERPDVLPLGDLAVRRGIEQLYADGGEMTRAEMREAAEAWRPYRSHGTRYVWAAYESE; encoded by the coding sequence ATGCGATCCCAGGCGGAAGCGGTCCTCCGGGAGGACCCGGTGATGGCGGAGCTACTCGAACGGCACGACCCCTACACCGAACGGGATCGCGAGCCCTTCGAACGGCTCTGCGTCTCGATCATCAACCAGCAGCTCTCGACGGAAAGCGCCGCGGCCGTCCGCGAGCGGGCCTTCGAGACGCTCGGAGAGGTGACGCCGGAGCGGGTGCTGTCGGCCGACGAGGCGGCGCTCCGGGACGCCGGGCTCTCGGCGTCGAAGGTGGAGTACCTGCACAACGCCGCGAGCGCGTTCCAGCGGGACGATCTGACGCCGGCGGGACTGGCCGACGACTCGGACGATGCGGTCGTCGACCGACTCACCGAGATCAAGGGCATCGGCACCTGGACCGCCGAGATGTACCTCATCTTCGTGCTCGAGCGGCCGGACGTGCTGCCGCTGGGCGACCTCGCGGTTCGCCGCGGCATCGAGCAACTGTACGCCGACGGCGGGGAGATGACCCGCGCCGAGATGCGCGAGGCCGCCGAAGCCTGGCGTCCATACCGGAGCCACGGGACGCGGTACGTCTGGGCCGCCTACGAGTCGGAGTGA
- a CDS encoding nitrite/sulfite reductase, giving the protein MNTVERWKQEKHPLDVIEDVKRYAEEGMSFDEIEADAGDGEWERLKWAGMYAHGRQRGYFMMRTKVPGGRLTPEQAEVIGEVADEYATAPEAYGGENQNNIWGDAFLDITTRQDIQKHWIEVEDVPEIWDRYGEVGLTTIQGCGDSARNVLGCPAAGLDDHECFDAQPVIAAVSDFFTENREYANLPRKFKMTITGCRHDCAQSQINDVGLVPARKEVGGEEYYGFHARVGGGLSDGPRMASNLDVFVRPEDAVEFCRAVAQTFKELGDRNNRGVCRMRYLVQQMGPETFEEAVRDRCTVDLRSRGADLTEGYTGDHVGVHDQKQDGLKYVGFNVIAGRMGGDEFAAAARAAREYGTDDATIRLATDQNFLVTHVPEENVGDLLNEPFARKYRPDPGPFSRGAVGCTGSEFCNYGIIETKNRVRRWAKALDRRIETPDDLEVVRMHMSGCSASCAQPQIADIGFRGETVDIDDPEGTTNEEGDNIVEGMDFGLGGSLGADNEFLDWVEHAVPADAVIPALEELFDAYADERTDGERFYEWCRRVDNDRLRDVMQRADANVAGGVPHEEVTSDD; this is encoded by the coding sequence GTGAACACCGTCGAACGGTGGAAACAGGAGAAACACCCGCTCGACGTCATCGAGGACGTCAAGCGCTACGCCGAGGAGGGGATGAGCTTCGACGAGATCGAGGCCGACGCCGGCGACGGCGAGTGGGAGCGGCTCAAGTGGGCCGGGATGTACGCCCACGGCCGCCAGCGCGGCTACTTCATGATGCGAACGAAGGTGCCGGGCGGCCGCCTGACGCCCGAGCAGGCCGAGGTGATCGGCGAAGTGGCCGACGAGTACGCCACCGCGCCCGAAGCGTACGGCGGCGAGAACCAGAACAACATCTGGGGCGACGCCTTCCTCGACATCACGACCAGACAGGACATCCAGAAACACTGGATCGAGGTCGAGGATGTCCCCGAGATCTGGGACCGTTACGGCGAGGTGGGCCTCACCACGATCCAGGGCTGCGGCGACTCCGCCCGGAACGTGCTGGGCTGTCCGGCGGCCGGCCTCGACGACCACGAGTGCTTCGACGCCCAGCCGGTGATCGCCGCCGTCTCGGACTTTTTCACCGAGAACCGAGAGTACGCCAACCTCCCGCGGAAGTTCAAGATGACCATCACCGGCTGTCGGCACGACTGCGCCCAGTCGCAGATCAACGACGTCGGCCTGGTGCCGGCCCGCAAGGAGGTCGGCGGCGAGGAGTACTACGGCTTCCACGCACGCGTCGGCGGCGGCCTCTCGGACGGCCCGCGGATGGCCTCGAACCTCGACGTGTTCGTCCGTCCGGAGGACGCCGTGGAGTTCTGCCGCGCCGTCGCCCAGACGTTCAAGGAACTCGGCGACCGGAACAACCGCGGCGTCTGCCGGATGCGCTATCTGGTCCAGCAGATGGGTCCCGAAACGTTCGAGGAGGCCGTCCGCGACCGCTGTACGGTCGATCTCCGCTCGCGTGGGGCCGACCTCACCGAGGGGTACACCGGCGACCACGTCGGCGTCCACGACCAGAAACAGGACGGCCTCAAGTACGTCGGCTTCAACGTCATCGCGGGGCGGATGGGCGGCGACGAGTTCGCCGCGGCTGCCCGCGCCGCCCGGGAGTACGGCACCGACGACGCGACGATTCGGCTGGCGACCGACCAGAACTTCCTCGTCACGCACGTTCCCGAGGAGAACGTCGGCGACCTCCTGAACGAGCCGTTCGCCCGCAAGTACCGCCCCGACCCCGGACCGTTCTCGCGGGGCGCGGTCGGCTGTACCGGCTCGGAGTTCTGCAACTACGGCATCATCGAGACGAAGAACCGCGTCCGCCGGTGGGCCAAGGCGCTGGACCGCCGCATCGAGACGCCCGACGACCTCGAGGTCGTCCGGATGCACATGTCCGGCTGTTCGGCCTCCTGTGCCCAGCCGCAGATCGCCGACATCGGCTTCCGCGGCGAGACCGTCGACATCGACGATCCCGAGGGAACCACCAACGAGGAAGGGGACAACATCGTCGAGGGGATGGACTTCGGCCTCGGCGGCTCGCTCGGCGCCGACAACGAGTTCCTCGACTGGGTCGAACACGCCGTCCCGGCCGACGCCGTCATCCCGGCGCTGGAGGAACTGTTCGACGCCTACGCGGACGAGCGGACCGACGGTGAGCGGTTCTACGAGTGGTGCCGGCGCGTCGACAACGACCGCCTCCGGGACGTGATGCAGCGGGCCGACGCCAACGTCGCGGGCGGCGTCCCCCACGAGGAGGTGACGAGCGATGACTGA
- a CDS encoding Coenzyme F420 hydrogenase/dehydrogenase, beta subunit C-terminal domain: protein MTETPDAPADVAPELHEADGEDADGSPSLPGVPDVDVDPEAVQVPPVSGREAGHSTSTGKPIRFFRSDRRPEGDADRGCDDGSCGCDGNDSGGPSRTAPVADGGATPANVDGEGSLGDLEFTEPAEGVSQDVEGSAPDERVGVPEGVDLETPSYRIRAEMNDIEEPDDKTWFMELDAAVIDEGRCIQCGTCVASCPSDSIGIGDDGLPELVKMCTGCSLCWDFCPRGGLRYERQWKITGGEDNVKGAGDPITEFSAKVEDDWRENAQDGGLVTSVLIHLLEAGEIDGALIATESDDEPWKAESFLATTPAECIENAGSFYNQTMALGNLDVDQWEEKLPDEDPADLSLALVGTPCEIEGIRALQDFEWDYASQEAGVRAVDYTIALMCTKNFNYRRLMGEKLEAERGIAPEDIGKMDVLHGNMMVYDHSGEMILEEDVEEFHDAALKGCDECADFTGYCADLTVGSVGSSDEYSSVIVRTEQGLKAWELTEPDLDYHDLEDRSAIGGLQSWDKKKAFESLQRPFDPDAPRFIEYTDHADSYGTIRNPHEDAH from the coding sequence ATGACTGAGACGCCGGACGCGCCCGCCGACGTCGCACCGGAACTGCACGAGGCCGACGGCGAGGACGCCGACGGCTCCCCGTCCCTTCCGGGCGTCCCCGACGTCGACGTCGACCCCGAGGCCGTCCAGGTGCCGCCCGTCAGCGGCCGGGAGGCAGGCCACTCGACGTCGACGGGCAAGCCGATACGGTTCTTCCGTTCCGACAGGCGGCCGGAGGGTGACGCCGACCGTGGCTGCGACGACGGCTCCTGTGGCTGTGACGGGAACGACTCGGGCGGGCCGTCCCGCACGGCGCCGGTGGCCGACGGCGGCGCGACGCCCGCCAACGTCGACGGCGAGGGCAGCCTCGGCGACCTGGAGTTCACCGAGCCGGCCGAGGGCGTCAGCCAGGACGTCGAGGGGTCGGCGCCGGACGAACGCGTCGGCGTGCCGGAGGGCGTCGACCTGGAGACGCCGAGTTACCGCATCCGCGCCGAGATGAACGACATCGAGGAGCCGGACGACAAGACGTGGTTCATGGAGCTGGACGCGGCGGTCATCGACGAGGGGCGCTGCATCCAGTGTGGCACCTGCGTCGCCTCCTGTCCCTCGGACTCCATCGGCATCGGCGACGACGGCCTGCCGGAACTGGTCAAGATGTGCACCGGCTGCTCGCTGTGCTGGGACTTCTGTCCTCGCGGCGGCCTGCGCTACGAGCGCCAGTGGAAGATCACCGGCGGCGAGGACAACGTGAAAGGCGCCGGCGACCCGATCACGGAGTTCTCCGCGAAGGTCGAAGACGACTGGCGCGAGAACGCCCAGGACGGCGGGCTGGTCACCTCGGTCCTGATCCACCTGCTCGAGGCCGGCGAAATCGACGGCGCGCTCATCGCTACCGAGTCCGACGACGAGCCCTGGAAGGCAGAGAGCTTCCTGGCGACGACGCCGGCCGAGTGCATCGAGAACGCTGGCAGCTTCTACAACCAGACGATGGCGCTCGGCAACCTCGACGTCGACCAGTGGGAGGAGAAACTCCCCGACGAGGATCCCGCGGACCTCTCGCTGGCGCTCGTCGGGACGCCCTGCGAGATAGAGGGCATCCGCGCGCTGCAGGACTTCGAGTGGGACTACGCCAGCCAGGAGGCCGGCGTCCGTGCCGTCGACTACACAATCGCGCTGATGTGCACGAAGAACTTCAACTACCGGCGGCTCATGGGCGAGAAACTCGAGGCGGAGCGCGGCATCGCCCCGGAGGACATCGGGAAGATGGACGTCCTTCACGGGAACATGATGGTGTACGACCACAGCGGCGAGATGATCTTAGAGGAGGACGTCGAGGAGTTCCACGACGCGGCGCTGAAGGGCTGTGACGAGTGTGCGGACTTCACGGGCTACTGTGCGGACCTGACGGTCGGGTCGGTCGGCTCCAGCGACGAGTACTCCAGCGTCATCGTCCGGACCGAACAGGGGCTGAAGGCGTGGGAGCTGACCGAGCCGGACCTGGACTACCACGACCTCGAGGACCGCAGTGCCATCGGCGGGCTGCAGAGCTGGGACAAGAAGAAGGCGTTCGAGTCGCTGCAGCGACCGTTCGACCCCGACGCCCCGCGGTTCATCGAGTACACCGACCACGCCGACAGCTACGGGACGATCCGGAACCCCCACGAGGACGCCCACTGA
- a CDS encoding DUF7504 family protein: MPCPPGEEDTERRLLVVSLSGDAEARVAAIEACGGLPEEVAVLTAGETRSAAAASTAPGPTTARGGTELSWATVSSAADLSGIGVKIDRCLSSWSDGPPVQICFDSVSALLETTDLPTVFRFLHVLMRRIDAADAVAHYHLDPSVHGQRTVSTIETLFEAVREYDETTDRWVDA; encoded by the coding sequence GTGCCCTGTCCGCCGGGCGAGGAGGACACGGAACGGCGCCTGCTTGTCGTTTCGCTCTCCGGCGACGCCGAGGCCCGCGTCGCGGCCATCGAGGCGTGCGGGGGACTCCCCGAGGAGGTAGCCGTCCTCACCGCCGGCGAGACACGGAGCGCGGCGGCCGCCTCGACGGCGCCGGGTCCGACGACCGCTCGCGGCGGGACGGAACTGTCCTGGGCGACGGTGTCCAGCGCCGCCGACCTCTCCGGTATCGGCGTCAAGATCGACCGCTGTCTGTCGTCGTGGAGCGACGGGCCGCCGGTCCAGATCTGTTTCGATTCGGTATCGGCGCTGCTCGAGACGACGGACCTGCCGACGGTGTTTCGGTTCCTCCACGTACTGATGCGGCGGATCGACGCCGCCGACGCCGTCGCACACTACCATCTCGACCCCTCGGTACACGGACAGCGGACCGTCTCGACGATCGAGACGCTCTTCGAGGCCGTCCGCGAGTACGACGAAACGACCGACCGCTGGGTCGACGCGTAG